TAAGTCTGATATACAGATGCTGAAGAACATTAGAAGAAATTAGTTCAGGGACCCCTAAGACAAAATTGGGAAATAAAGTATAATTTAGAATGAGAGTCTAGAATGGTTAGCATACCTTGGCATGTGCCACATTTGACTGCATTCCTGATGATTGCACAACAGAAAAGATAAATAAGATTAGAGCAAGGAGGTGGAGAAAATAGgaatttcaatataaaaatatatgtaatcgACAACCATGTAAGAAGATTACCTCAATAAAACATCCATTTGACAAGAAGCACAAGAACACTTCTCCGATTTATCTCTTTTAGATATCAGATATGCAAATATATTCCTACGGGAAGCTTTCAACTGCCTTCTTTGTAACTCGGATAACTCACTTAAAGGCTTCTTAACTGGTGGAAAAGCAGAAACACTTGTTCTTTCTTCATATTCTTTGATCAAATATAAAGGAATGTATGTTACATGAAACCAATATTTCTCCTTTTCATCATCAATTTTCTCGATGTCAACTACATTCTTCATGACACGTGAAGGAAGGTGCTTTTGATTTCCAAAAGCAACTCCATATTGGATCTTGCTTTCTACAGTTTTCTTATCACATATAATTGCATTTCTAAAAACATATGCTTCTGTCTCCGAACCTTTTCCATCTGAGATGTTATGCTCAGGACGAACAAGATCATTCCATCTCACATGAAGATCTAGGTATCTAACCTGAACCAAAGtgcaattaaaattttgttaaacttCCTCACAACACAGTGCACTGTTGGAAAAAGGGTTACATGAATGGTTCATTCAAATGTAGTTTAATGACAAACCTGAAGTGCAAGCTGCGCTGCATTCTTACTCCTTTTTACTGCAGCTCTCCAAATTAATTGTCTGCTTCTTTTAGGaatctcaaaatcatcaacataatTAATACCAGAAATCTTTCTCACACCACCTAATAAGTCACAAAATCATAActctatttactttatttattttcaccaattttactattataaagaAAGCAAATTagatttctttatttcatagAGGACAAAGATACCTTGTTGTGCAGCTTTTCTAACCATTGAGGCAGGCAAAATTGCTTTCTGGAACACATGGGTTGACAACTTCCCTCCACGCCACCAGTCAATACTTTTACCATCACAGTCGTCAGCTGTAACTTCAGAAGCAACAGACTGCTTCCTACGTCGCCTTCCACCTGGCCCACGCTTTAGAGGGAATCCCACAGTGAATGAAGTGCTTTGAATCACATAAGAATCTACTAACCAATCATCCATTAGCTTGACCCAGTCCAAAGAAAGAGCATTAAGAGAAATGTTCTCCTCAAGCTGAAAATGTAAATCAAAAGCCAAATCAACCAAAATATAGAGAACATATAGATGCTGATGATGCATATCATCTACTACATCAGAAACCAAAAACCACATCTACCAAGAGCAATCAGTCATACAGCTCATGGCTTCTCATCAAATTTCATGTTACAAGTTCACATGGGTTTGCATGGACCTTTTAaccaaactatatatattttcgcaagaaatttttttatataaatggtTTATCAACTAAAGATGAGTTCAGAAAAAATGTGAGCAgggaaaagaaagcaaaataaTCAAGTGACCTTAAATTATTAGTAGTTGAAAAGCGAACAAGAGTGAGGACAGACTAGACCAGGGATGAAAAAAGCTTGAgcaaagaataaattaatcataaaataggAAAATCTATCATCACCCCAATAACCTGGTAAGCCAACATGAAAATTAGTAAGATCTGACCATGATTTAGttaaacaataagataaaattaataatacacaatggaaaattaccaaactCAAACCTTCCACATCAATTAAGTCctaaattaatccaaaattttatagcACACAGTGATtgcaaataaaaattagttaaagaTAACACGTTCTTCGGTTCCTGGTTGACAACATGCCAGGAAACCTTGACAAGGGGGGGATAAGGTTAAGGTGATATTAACAAATATGTAAAACTCATATCAAGCAAGAGTGTTAATATGTAAAACTCACATCAAGCAAGAGTGTTAATATGTAAAACTCACATCAAGCAAGAGGACTTTTATTGCTCTACAGGTTGAAGCGTCTTCTACTTTTCTACGCCATTGTTTCCTATAATCTGGGTTTAAGAAGGAGCCAGCTACAAGACCACGTAAAGTCTCTTccatgtataaaatatatgtcaCAATGCTAGGAAGACTACCCTCTCCATTCTTTAAAGAAGGAAGGCCACCAAGGATCTTATTGGCACTTTTGGTGGCAGTGGAGACGGCAGAATTCAACATGCATCCCCTCTTGCTTAAACCTGGGACCTTACAAGAATGACACCAGCCACACCTTTCCCTTGGGATATCCAACAACTTCTTCTCAGCATTGGGCCAGAAAAACCGTGAGGCTGCTAATGAGAAAGCTTTAACTTGCAGCAAAGTGCTACTAGCGGATGTAACTTTCCTGGCACTGCCTGATCTGTTTACCTCAGAAACCTGACTTTCCTCTGATGAAAGAACAGCCAGCTTTGCAGCTGCAGTAGCAGCAAAATGCCCATGGTTATAGTGATTTACATAAGCATGTGGTTTAAAAGAAATTCCCATATATTGATAATCAACTGCATAATTTCTTGCATCCCTTCCAAAACCCACATGATTACCCACTTTGCTCTGGTTCTGGCAAAACATATTTGCTTGAAAATGGACGCTATTTGCTGCTCCACCATAACTGTTACTACTGTTTCCTGAGGCACATGACGCATGATCTATGGCATTCGATCTGTCAACTAAGCTTTGGTGGGTTACATCAGAGGCAGTTTGCTGGCTAACTGAAGGAGCAGACATAGCAGACTCAATATAAATCTGCTCAGACGGCTTCTTATTCATTGGAGGATGATCCTTCCCTCCCATTGCCCCACCATTGCTAAGAGAGCAAGTGAGGTCAGTTTGGTTCATTGCAAGCATAGAAGCATCCTGACATGAAACTCCAACATTGCTTCCACTGAAGCTGCTTGCATTCTCAACATCAACTGAACCCAAAGCTTTATGACTTTCCTTTCCAAAAGGCAGAGGTGATCCAGTAGAAAATTTTGCATCTTCCTTCACGTTTGCTACATTGCCGCCCATTTCGAGTggagaaaaaatattttctgggaCATTCCAATAGCGTATAATTGCTTTGCATATATCAAAGTATAATGTTCTATGTTCAACGGATGAAGAAAGCACCTGGAGGACTCTGGGAATGTCATTCAGATTGTAATATCTGACATATGATTCAGTATCACGGGGAGCCTTCAGCCTgcaattatcaattttaaaattgtaatcaGAAATTTAGAACAGATTGGAAAGCTAACCGGAGAAAAAAATGAGGCATCAATGTCATGCATATTGGCAACTTAGCACACCAAGCAACAAGTCGAAGGCAGTGGAAAAATGGACAAACAACTTCACATAGTGAAACTCTCTTCAAATGATGAGacatttaaataatagaaaaaaaatcaggAGATTGAACTGACAAACCGTAATTGTTActagcataaaataaaaaacaggtTTAGAAGCTTACACAAGCAAGTGATTACAAGTACCCAAGAAGACTTGACCATACAAATCAACACCAAAAAGTTCAGCTCCTCTAAGCGAGGTGTTTAATGCAATTGCTGGTCCCATTTTATCAATAACACATTCAGGACAATACCAGGGCCCTTCAGGTATATGCATTTTGACGACACCTATACATCTTGTATGATAGGCAGATGGACACCCATCACAGCAAAGCAATGTCCCATCCATGCCACAAAGACGGCACTCATCACTATTTCCGTCTACATCAGTATCAACAGCAGTCCCCCCAGTACCTCTCAAACCCAAAGAACATGTCCTAGAAGATGACTTGACCCCATGACTTTCTGCATTAATCTCCATTGCCTCCTTTCCCTTGCATGCTGAAGTTTTAGAATGTATAGGATGGAACTTTCTAGGTCCTTTTTCAAGAGAATCAGTCACAACAGTATCAAGATCTACTCCTACTTCCGTTGCCTCTCGCATGTCAATTTCAGCTCTCACCTCTGCATAATCTAATACATCATCACATAGAATTTGTAGAATCATCAGCTTTCTGGTCACAGATAAGGAATAGTACTCTCTCTCAGCAACATCTTCATAAAATCCTTTCCACTCGGGTCCTCTTGCATATCCCATTATCACAAAATATTGGACCAGATAAGCAGGCCAAGTCAGTGTATCGAGCAAGCTCCAATCAAGACACCTGCAGATAAAGAATGtaacaattataattattatgaatattcatgACCAAAGTGagaacaatatttttttttcttttttggttatcGGCAGAAGGTATTATGCTGCCCTGGAAGTTTGAACCCAAACATATGTTCTGCTCCAAAGACGGATCAAAGTCACTCGGTTGGTAGGAAAAAGTGAATTAACTGGATCATGCAATTACCTGGCACTTCTAGTCACTCATAAACCAcacaattttcttttcaaggaGAGATCATAGCTAAtcaaccataatttttttggggggggggggcatCAATTGCATCATTAAAATGACCTGGTACTTTTAGTCACCATAAAGCACACATAAACTCACGGAGGATTGGAACAAGTGttagttttctttaaatttttaagaccTAAGTACTATCTTGCATCTTTAGCAAGAAAAGATAATAGTATGGTAGATTGTGGTGAGAACCATATTTTTCATGGAGCATCCCAGAAAAAAAGCCATCAAACCATTAAAACAATATACTAATGCCTAACTATCTATGATGTGTGAAAATGGATATACATACCTCAAGCATTTTGATGCAAGCTCTGAGCCTTCTGAAGAGATTGTTTCAAGATGACAACTCAATGCTCGCATCAAAGCAACATGAACAGCATCAATCAAAGGGTTTGGTTCACAGCAATTTAATGACCCCACAAAATCATCCAATCCAAACGGGCTCAAAAACAATATTATGCTGAAGGACCTAAGAAAACCATACACAGAAAATAGATTCAAACGCACTCCTCTGGCACACCAATTGTTCCTGAACCAGGAGGCAACAGAGGTGGTGGAATAAGAGGAATTTCAGACTCCAAAGACAATCCCCTGTCGTGCATGCTCACAGGAATCACTTGAAGAATCTGCATCATCCTCTTGCTCTCCATCATTCTCGATCATCATCTCACTAACAGCCAAACTTTCCACGCCATCAGCCTCATTTTTAAAACTTCCGCTAGTGATTTACATAAGCATGTGGTTTAAAAGAAATTCCCATATATTGATAATCAACTGCATAATTTCTTGCATCCTTCCAAAACCCACATGATTACCCACTTTGCTCTGGTTCTGGCAAAACATATTTGCTTGAAAATGGACGCTATTTGCTGCTCCACCATAACTGTTACTACTGTTTCCTGAGGCACATGACGATGATCTATGGCATTCGATCTGTCAACTAAGCTTTGGTGGGTTACATCAGAGGCAGTTTGCTGGCTAACTGAAGGAGCAGACATAGCAGACTCAATATAAATCTGCTCAGACGGCTTCTTATTCATTGGAGGATGATCCTTCCCTCCCATTGCCCCACCATTGCTAAGAGAGCAAGTGAGGTCAGTTTGGTTCATTGCAAGCATAGAAGCATCCTGACATGAAACTCCAACATTGCTTCCACTGAAGCTGCTTGCATTCTCAACATCAACTGAACCCAAAGCTTTATGACTTTCCTTTCCAAAAGGCAGAGGTGATCCAGTAGAAAATTTTGCATCTTCCTTCACGTTTGCTACATTGCCGCCCATTTCGAGTggagaaaaaatattttctgggaCATTCCAATAGCGTATAATTGCTTTGCATATATCAAAGTATAATGTTCTATGTTCAACGGATGAAGAAAGCACCTGGAGGACTCTGGGAATGTCATTCAGATTGTAATATCTGACATATGATTCAGTATCACGGGGAGCCTTCAGCCTgcaattatcaattttaaaattgtaatcaGAAATTTAGAACAGATTGGAAAGCTAACCGGAGAAAAAAATGAGGCATCAATGTCATGCATATTGGCAACTTAGCACACCAAGCAACAAGTCGAAGGCAGTGGAAAAATGGACAAACAACTTCACATAGTGAAACTCTCTTCAAATGATGAGacatttaaataatagaaaaaaatcagGAGATTGAACTGACAAACCGTAATTGTTACtagcataaaataaaaacaggtTTAGAAGCTTACACAAGCAAGTGATTACAAGTACCCAAGAAGACTTGACCATACAAATCAACACCAAAAAGTTCAGCTCCTCTAAGCGAGGTGTTTAATGCAATTGCTGGTCCCATTTTATCAATAACACATTCAGGACAATACCAGGGCCCTTCAGGTATATGCATTTTGACGACACCTATACATCTTGTATGATAGGCAGATGGACACCCATCACAGCAAAGCAATGTCCCATCCATGCCACAAAGACGGCACTCATCACTATTTCCGTCTACATCAGTATCAACAGCAGTCCCCCCAGTACCTCTCAAACCCAAAGAACATGTCCTAGAAGATGACTTGACCCCATGACTTTCTGCATTAATCTCCATTGCCTCCTTTCCCTTGCATGCTGAAGTTTTAGAATGTATAGGATGGAACTTTCTAGGTCCTTTTTCAAGAGAATCAGTCACAACAGTATCAAGATCTACTCCTACTTCCGTTGCCTCTCGCATGTCAATTTCAGCTCTCACCTCTGCATAATCTAATACATCATCACATAGAATTTGTAGAATCATCAGCTTTCTGGTCACAGATAAGGAATAGTCTCTCTCAGCAACATCTTCATAAAATCCTTTCCACTCGGGTCCTCTTGCATATCCCATTATCACAAAATATTGGACCAGATAAGCAGGCCAAGTCAGTGTATCGAGCAAGCTCCAATCAAGACACCTGCAGATAAAGAATGtaacaattataattattatgaatattcatgACCAAAGTGagaacaatatttttttttcttttttggttatcGGCAGAAGGTATTATGCTGCCCTGGAAGTTTGAACCCAAACATATGTTCTGCTCCAAAGACGGATCAAAGTCACTCGGTTGGTAGGAAAAAGTGAATTAACTGGATCATGCAATTACCTGGCACTTCTAGTCACTCATAAACCAcacaattttcttttcaaggaGAGATCATAGCTAATCAACCATAATTTTTTGGGGGGCATCAATTGCATCATTAAAATGACCTGGTACTTTTAGTCACCATAAAGCACACATAAACTCACGGAGGATTGGAACAAGTGttagttttctttaaattttaagacCTAAGTACTATCTTGCATCTTTAGCAAGAAAAGATAATAGTATGGTAGATTGTGGTGAGAACCATATTTTTCATGGAGCATCCCAGAAAAAAAGCCATCAAACCATTAAAACAATATACTAATGCCTAACTATCTATGATGTGTGAAAATGGATATACATACCTCAAGCATTTTGATGCAAGCTCTGAGCCTTCTGAAGAGATTGTTTCAAGATGACAACTCAATGCTCGCATCAAAGCAACATGAACAGCATCAATCAAAGGGTTTGGTTCACAGCAATTTAATGACCCCACAAAATCATCCAATCCAAACGGGCTCAAAAACAATATTATGCTGAAGGACCTAAGAAAACCATACACAGAAAATAGATTCGAAACGCACTCCTCTGGCACACCAATTGTTCCTGAACCAGGAGGCAACAGAGGTGGTGGAATAAGAGGAATTTCAGACTCCAAAGACAATCCCCTGTCGTGTGCATGCTCACAGGAATCACTTGAAGAATCTGCATCATCCTCTTGCTCTCCATCATTCTCGATCATCATCTCACTAACAGCCAAACTTTCCACGCCATCagcctcattttttaaaacttccGCTTTCTTCTTTTCCTCCTCCAATTTACTCTCCTTTACAATCCTGTTTAACACTAATTCATCCAACCTAACTTTTCTCCTACTCAAATCATCATCGAAATATGAATCTTCCAAAACCAACTCTCGAAGTTCCCCACTCTCCAGATCCTCAAAATCACCATCCTCATAGTCTACTCTATACAATCCAGTGTCATAGGAAACAATCTTCCCTAAAAATACACTTCCCCCAAATTCTTTCAACACGTATCGACCTACAAAGGCCATGGATCTTGTCTCCAACACCCGTTTTTTAGTTTTGGAATTATTAGATTTCGTATCAGCAACAgcactttcattttcttcttctggTCGCCTACGTTTCCTCGGCCTACCTCTAGGCCGTTTTACGATAACCTCCATTGACCGACCGACCCGATAACAGATCGAATCGACCCCTGGATTTGATAAACCTAGTTTCCAAACAACCCACTAGGGTTTCCAAAAAATTCCTTTTATTTCCAGAGCCTGATGt
The window above is part of the Gossypium raimondii isolate GPD5lz chromosome 9, ASM2569854v1, whole genome shotgun sequence genome. Proteins encoded here:
- the LOC105799175 gene encoding DDT domain-containing protein PTM isoform X1, with amino-acid sequence MEVIVKRPRGRPRKRRRPEEENESAVADTKSNNSKTKKRVLETRSMAFVGRYVLKEFGGSVFLGKIVSYDTGLYRVDYEDGDFEDLESGELRELVLEDSYFDDDLSRRKVRLDELVLNRIVKESKLEEEKKKAEVLKNEADGVESLAVSEMMIENDGEQEDDADSSSDSCEHAHDRGLSLESEIPLIPPPLLPPGSGTIGVPEECVSNLFSVYGFLRSFSIILFLSPFGLDDFVGSLNCCEPNPLIDAVHVALMRALSCHLETISSEGSELASKCLRCLDWSLLDTLTWPAYLVQYFVIMGYARGPEWKGFYEDVAEREYYSLSVTRKLMILQILCDDVLDYAEVRAEIDMREATEVGVDLDTVVTDSLEKGPRKFHPIHSKTSACKGKEAMEINAESHGVKSSSRTCSLGLRGTGGTAVDTDVDGNSDECRLCGMDGTLLCCDGCPSAYHTRCIGVVKMHIPEGPWYCPECVIDKMGPAIALNTSLRGAELFGVDLYGQVFLGTCNHLLVLKAPRDTESYVRYYNLNDIPRVLQVLSSSVEHRTLYFDICKAIIRYWNVPENIFSPLEMGGNVANVKEDAKFSTGSPLPFGKESHKALGSVDVENASSFSGSNVGVSCQDASMLAMNQTDLTCSLSNGGAMGGKDHPPMNKKPSEQIYIESAMSAPSVSQQTASDVTHQSLVDRSNAIDHASCASGNSSNSYGGAANSVHFQANMFCQNQSKVGNHVGFGRDARNYAVDYQYMGISFKPHAYVNHYNHGHFAATAAAKLAVLSSEESQVSEVNRSGSARKVTSASSTLLQVKAFSLAASRFFWPNAEKKLLDIPRERCGWCHSCKVPGLSKRGCMLNSAVSTATKSANKILGGLPSLKNGEGSLPSIVTYILYMEETLRGLVAGSFLNPDYRKQWRRKVEDASTCRAIKVLLLDLEENISLNALSLDWVKLMDDWLVDSYVIQSTSFTVGFPLKRGPGGRRRRKQSVASEVTADDCDGKSIDWWRGGKLSTHVFQKAILPASMVRKAAQQGGVRKISGINYVDDFEIPKRSRQLIWRAAVKRSKNAAQLALQVRYLDLHVRWNDLVRPEHNISDGKGSETEAYVFRNAIICDKKTVESKIQYGVAFGNQKHLPSRVMKNVVDIEKIDDEKEKYWFHVTYIPLYLIKEYEERTSVSAFPPVKKPLSELSELQRRQLKASRRNIFAYLISKRDKSEKCSCASCQMDVLLRNAVKCGTCQGYCHQDCTLSSTVMNGKVECLIICKECYNARVLARNEINTKSPTTLLPLQGQDCRSAPAVSKGMPVKSSTQPIKLSSIRSKENSVKIQERSSDTKQSASHSRLASKRSKLCNWGVIWRKRNSDETGIDFRLANILTRGVSDNHFLKPQCELCGQPYNSDLMYIHCETCRKWYHADAVELEESRISDVVGFKCCKCRRIRGPECPFMAPELREQKRKKRFGKLQKQGQGSIALDSDLGTISDIKVCSPVTPIISTEDELVYVNDPDVFSLSKVEQITENIPEVDFELNTASAPGPQKLPVRRHIKREGELDGFAGGDVEHVELSTYPEPNDFAVPKGDSAIPFAEWDVPGNGGPEGELIFDYENLNYEDMEFEPQTYFSFTELLASDDGTDGTAKDVDNQVEADVTALHCHVCLLNDPAPELYCDVCGFLMHSHCSPWEESSSSENNWRCGRCREWR
- the LOC105799175 gene encoding DDT domain-containing protein PTM isoform X2 translates to MEVIVKRPRGRPRKRRRPEEENESAVADTKSNNSKTKKRVLETRSMAFVGRYVLKEFGGSVFLGKIVSYDTGLYRVDYEDGDFEDLESGELRELVLEDSYFDDDLSRRKVRLDELVLNRIVKESKLEEEKKKAEVLKNEADGVESLAVSEMMIENDGEQEDDADSSSDSCEHAHDRGLSLESEIPLIPPPLLPPGSGTIGVPEECVSNLFSVYGFLRSFSIILFLSPFGLDDFVGSLNCCEPNPLIDAVHVALMRALSCHLETISSEGSELASKCLRCLDWSLLDTLTWPAYLVQYFVIMGYARGPEWKGFYEDVAERDYSLSVTRKLMILQILCDDVLDYAEVRAEIDMREATEVGVDLDTVVTDSLEKGPRKFHPIHSKTSACKGKEAMEINAESHGVKSSSRTCSLGLRGTGGTAVDTDVDGNSDECRLCGMDGTLLCCDGCPSAYHTRCIGVVKMHIPEGPWYCPECVIDKMGPAIALNTSLRGAELFGVDLYGQVFLGTCNHLLVLKAPRDTESYVRYYNLNDIPRVLQVLSSSVEHRTLYFDICKAIIRYWNVPENIFSPLEMGGNVANVKEDAKFSTGSPLPFGKESHKALGSVDVENASSFSGSNVGVSCQDASMLAMNQTDLTCSLSNGGAMGGKDHPPMNKKPSEQIYIESAMSAPSVSQQTASDVTHQSLVDRSNAIDHASCASGNSSNSYGGAANSVHFQANMFCQNQSKVGNHVGFGRDARNYAVDYQYMGISFKPHAYVNHYNHGHFAATAAAKLAVLSSEESQVSEVNRSGSARKVTSASSTLLQVKAFSLAASRFFWPNAEKKLLDIPRERCGWCHSCKVPGLSKRGCMLNSAVSTATKSANKILGGLPSLKNGEGSLPSIVTYILYMEETLRGLVAGSFLNPDYRKQWRRKVEDASTCRAIKVLLLDLEENISLNALSLDWVKLMDDWLVDSYVIQSTSFTVGFPLKRGPGGRRRRKQSVASEVTADDCDGKSIDWWRGGKLSTHVFQKAILPASMVRKAAQQGGVRKISGINYVDDFEIPKRSRQLIWRAAVKRSKNAAQLALQVRYLDLHVRWNDLVRPEHNISDGKGSETEAYVFRNAIICDKKTVESKIQYGVAFGNQKHLPSRVMKNVVDIEKIDDEKEKYWFHVTYIPLYLIKEYEERTSVSAFPPVKKPLSELSELQRRQLKASRRNIFAYLISKRDKSEKCSCASCQMDVLLRNAVKCGTCQGYCHQDCTLSSTVMNGKVECLIICKECYNARVLARNEINTKSPTTLLPLQGQDCRSAPAVSKGMPVKSSTQPIKLSSIRSKENSVKIQERSSDTKQSASHSRLASKRSKLCNWGVIWRKRNSDETGIDFRLANILTRGVSDNHFLKPQCELCGQPYNSDLMYIHCETCRKWYHADAVELEESRISDVVGFKCCKCRRIRGPECPFMAPELREQKRKKRFGKLQKQGQGSIALDSDLGTISDIKVCSPVTPIISTEDELVYVNDPDVFSLSKVEQITENIPEVDFELNTASAPGPQKLPVRRHIKREGELDGFAGGDVEHVELSTYPEPNDFAVPKGDSAIPFAEWDVPGNGGPEGELIFDYENLNYEDMEFEPQTYFSFTELLASDDGTDGTAKDVDNQVEADVTALHCHVCLLNDPAPELYCDVCGFLMHSHCSPWEESSSSENNWRCGRCREWR
- the LOC105799175 gene encoding DDT domain-containing protein PTM isoform X3, which encodes MRALSCHLETISSEGSELASKCLRCLDWSLLDTLTWPAYLVQYFVIMGYARGPEWKGFYEDVAEREYYSLSVTRKLMILQILCDDVLDYAEVRAEIDMREATEVGVDLDTVVTDSLEKGPRKFHPIHSKTSACKGKEAMEINAESHGVKSSSRTCSLGLRGTGGTAVDTDVDGNSDECRLCGMDGTLLCCDGCPSAYHTRCIGVVKMHIPEGPWYCPECVIDKMGPAIALNTSLRGAELFGVDLYGQVFLGTCNHLLVLKAPRDTESYVRYYNLNDIPRVLQVLSSSVEHRTLYFDICKAIIRYWNVPENIFSPLEMGGNVANVKEDAKFSTGSPLPFGKESHKALGSVDVENASSFSGSNVGVSCQDASMLAMNQTDLTCSLSNGGAMGGKDHPPMNKKPSEQIYIESAMSAPSVSQQTASDVTHQSLVDRSNAIDHASCASGNSSNSYGGAANSVHFQANMFCQNQSKVGNHVGFGRDARNYAVDYQYMGISFKPHAYVNHYNHGHFAATAAAKLAVLSSEESQVSEVNRSGSARKVTSASSTLLQVKAFSLAASRFFWPNAEKKLLDIPRERCGWCHSCKVPGLSKRGCMLNSAVSTATKSANKILGGLPSLKNGEGSLPSIVTYILYMEETLRGLVAGSFLNPDYRKQWRRKVEDASTCRAIKVLLLDLEENISLNALSLDWVKLMDDWLVDSYVIQSTSFTVGFPLKRGPGGRRRRKQSVASEVTADDCDGKSIDWWRGGKLSTHVFQKAILPASMVRKAAQQGGVRKISGINYVDDFEIPKRSRQLIWRAAVKRSKNAAQLALQVRYLDLHVRWNDLVRPEHNISDGKGSETEAYVFRNAIICDKKTVESKIQYGVAFGNQKHLPSRVMKNVVDIEKIDDEKEKYWFHVTYIPLYLIKEYEERTSVSAFPPVKKPLSELSELQRRQLKASRRNIFAYLISKRDKSEKCSCASCQMDVLLRNAVKCGTCQGYCHQDCTLSSTVMNGKVECLIICKECYNARVLARNEINTKSPTTLLPLQGQDCRSAPAVSKGMPVKSSTQPIKLSSIRSKENSVKIQERSSDTKQSASHSRLASKRSKLCNWGVIWRKRNSDETGIDFRLANILTRGVSDNHFLKPQCELCGQPYNSDLMYIHCETCRKWYHADAVELEESRISDVVGFKCCKCRRIRGPECPFMAPELREQKRKKRFGKLQKQGQGSIALDSDLGTISDIKVCSPVTPIISTEDELVYVNDPDVFSLSKVEQITENIPEVDFELNTASAPGPQKLPVRRHIKREGELDGFAGGDVEHVELSTYPEPNDFAVPKGDSAIPFAEWDVPGNGGPEGELIFDYENLNYEDMEFEPQTYFSFTELLASDDGTDGTAKDVDNQVEADVTALHCHVCLLNDPAPELYCDVCGFLMHSHCSPWEESSSSENNWRCGRCREWR